In Burkholderia sp. NRF60-BP8, a single window of DNA contains:
- the nuoN gene encoding NADH-quinone oxidoreductase subunit NuoN — protein sequence MNVLLPDALVLAAIVVAWLNDTFTGASGRRLTYLIAVVSSVVAGVWFAVQALDPQQYYFFSKMIVVDSFASMMKAVVSLGFAVSLVYSRKYLEDRDMFRGDVFLLAMFSLLGQLVMVSGNNFLTLYLGLELMSLSLYAVIALRRDAAQSSEAAMKYYVLGALASGFVLYGISMLYGATGSLELGEVYKAVGGNTDAAVLMFGVIFIVAGIAFKLGAVPFHMWVPDVYQGAPTAMTLFVGGGPKVAAFAWGLRFLVMGLLPLAQNWQTALVILAALSLIVGNITGIVQRNIKRMLAYSAISNMGFVLLGLLAGIVKGDAAAPANAYSSAMFYAIVYLITTLGSFGVVMLLARRDFEAETIDDFKGLNKRSPVFAFVMMVMMFSLAGIPPTVGFYAKLAVLEATVNAGLTWLAVLAVITSLFGAFYYLRIVKVIYFDAPQDSTPITGDFCKRTILVLNGVAVVVLGLIPSPLLTACLQAIRHTLPL from the coding sequence ATGAATGTCCTGTTGCCTGACGCGCTGGTGCTGGCCGCCATCGTCGTCGCATGGCTGAACGACACCTTTACCGGTGCTTCCGGCCGCCGCCTGACCTATCTGATCGCGGTCGTCTCGTCGGTCGTCGCCGGCGTGTGGTTCGCGGTCCAGGCGCTCGACCCGCAGCAGTACTACTTCTTCTCGAAGATGATCGTCGTCGACTCGTTCGCGAGCATGATGAAGGCGGTCGTGTCGCTCGGGTTCGCGGTCTCGCTCGTCTATTCGCGCAAGTACCTCGAAGACCGCGACATGTTCCGCGGCGACGTGTTCCTGCTCGCCATGTTCTCGCTGCTCGGTCAGCTGGTCATGGTGTCGGGCAACAACTTCCTGACGCTGTACCTCGGCCTCGAACTGATGTCGCTGTCGCTGTACGCGGTCATCGCGCTGCGTCGCGACGCAGCGCAGTCGAGCGAAGCCGCGATGAAGTACTACGTGCTGGGCGCGCTCGCGTCGGGCTTCGTGCTGTACGGCATCTCGATGCTCTACGGCGCGACCGGCTCGCTCGAGCTCGGCGAAGTGTACAAGGCGGTCGGCGGCAATACCGACGCGGCCGTGCTGATGTTCGGCGTGATCTTCATCGTCGCCGGTATCGCGTTCAAGCTCGGCGCCGTGCCGTTCCACATGTGGGTGCCGGACGTCTACCAGGGCGCACCGACCGCGATGACGCTGTTCGTCGGCGGCGGCCCGAAGGTTGCCGCGTTCGCGTGGGGCCTGCGCTTCCTGGTGATGGGCCTGCTGCCGCTCGCGCAGAACTGGCAGACCGCGCTCGTGATCCTCGCCGCGCTGTCGCTGATCGTCGGCAACATCACCGGTATCGTCCAGCGCAACATCAAGCGGATGCTCGCGTACTCGGCGATCTCGAACATGGGGTTCGTGCTGCTCGGCCTGCTCGCGGGCATCGTGAAGGGCGACGCGGCGGCGCCGGCGAACGCGTACAGCTCGGCGATGTTCTACGCGATCGTCTACCTGATCACGACGCTCGGCTCGTTCGGCGTGGTGATGCTGCTGGCGCGCCGCGATTTCGAAGCGGAGACGATCGACGACTTCAAGGGCCTCAACAAGCGCAGCCCGGTGTTCGCGTTCGTGATGATGGTCATGATGTTCTCGCTGGCCGGCATCCCGCCGACCGTCGGCTTCTACGCGAAGCTCGCCGTGCTCGAGGCGACCGTCAACGCGGGCCTCACGTGGCTGGCCGTGCTGGCCGTGATCACGTCGCTGTTCGGCGCGTTCTACTACCTGCGCATCGTCAAGGTGATTTACTTCGATGCTCCGCAGGATTCGACGCCGATCACGGGCGATTTCTGCAAGCGCACGATCCTCGTGCTGAACGGCGTGGCGGTCGTCGTGCTCGGCCTGATCCCGAGCCCGCTGCTGACCGCCTGCCTGCAGGCAATCCGTCACACGCTGCCGCTGTAA
- a CDS encoding NADH-quinone oxidoreductase subunit M gives MHAFPILSTAIWLPIVFGLLVLAVGNDKNPGTARWVALIGALLGLAVTIPLITGFDSSTAALQFVEKSTWIERFDIAYHLGVDGISMWFVVLTALITVIVVIAAWEVITENVAQYLAAFLILSGIMIGVFSAADGLLFYVFFEATLIPMYIIIGVWGGPNRVYAAFKFFLYTLAGSLLMLVALIYLYTETHSFDLATWQNAKIAMTPQILLFIAFFLAFAVKVPMWPVHTWLPDAHVEAPTGGSVVLAAIMLKLGAYGFLRFSLPITPDASHFLAPVVITLSLIAVIYIGLVAMVQADMKKLVAYSSIAHMGFVTLGFFIFNQLGVEGAIIQMISHGFVSGAMFLCIGVLYDRVHSRQIADYGGVVNVMPKFAAFAMLFSMANCGLPGTSGFVGEFMVILAAVQYNFWIAFGAAFTLILGAAYTLWMYKRVYFGAVANDHVAKLKDIGRREFLMLAVLAAFTLLMGLYPKPFTDVMHVSVENLLSHVAQSKLPLAQ, from the coding sequence ATGCACGCTTTTCCGATTCTCAGTACCGCGATCTGGCTGCCGATCGTCTTCGGCCTCCTCGTGCTTGCGGTCGGTAACGACAAAAATCCGGGGACGGCCCGCTGGGTCGCGCTGATCGGTGCGCTGCTCGGCCTCGCGGTCACGATCCCGCTGATCACCGGCTTCGACTCGAGCACGGCTGCGCTGCAGTTCGTCGAGAAGTCGACCTGGATCGAACGCTTCGATATCGCGTATCACCTCGGCGTCGACGGCATCTCGATGTGGTTCGTCGTGCTGACCGCGCTGATCACGGTGATCGTCGTGATCGCCGCATGGGAAGTGATCACCGAGAACGTCGCGCAGTACCTCGCGGCGTTCCTGATCCTGTCCGGGATCATGATCGGCGTGTTCTCGGCGGCCGACGGCCTGCTGTTCTATGTGTTCTTCGAGGCGACCCTGATCCCGATGTACATCATCATCGGCGTGTGGGGCGGCCCGAACCGCGTGTATGCGGCGTTCAAGTTCTTCCTGTACACGCTGGCCGGTTCGCTGCTGATGCTGGTCGCGCTGATCTACCTGTACACGGAAACGCACTCGTTCGACCTCGCGACGTGGCAGAACGCGAAGATCGCGATGACGCCGCAGATCCTGCTGTTCATTGCGTTCTTCCTCGCGTTCGCGGTGAAGGTGCCGATGTGGCCGGTGCACACGTGGTTGCCGGACGCGCACGTGGAAGCGCCGACGGGCGGCTCGGTCGTGCTGGCGGCGATCATGCTGAAGCTCGGCGCATACGGTTTCCTGCGTTTCTCGCTGCCGATCACGCCTGACGCGAGCCATTTCCTGGCGCCCGTCGTGATCACGCTGTCGCTGATCGCGGTGATCTACATCGGCCTCGTCGCGATGGTGCAGGCCGACATGAAGAAGCTGGTCGCGTATTCGTCGATCGCGCACATGGGCTTCGTCACGCTGGGCTTCTTCATCTTCAACCAGCTCGGCGTCGAAGGCGCGATCATCCAGATGATCTCGCACGGCTTCGTGTCGGGCGCGATGTTCCTCTGCATCGGCGTGCTGTACGACCGCGTGCACTCGCGCCAGATCGCCGACTACGGCGGCGTCGTCAACGTGATGCCGAAGTTCGCGGCGTTCGCGATGCTGTTCTCGATGGCCAACTGCGGGCTGCCGGGTACGTCCGGTTTCGTCGGCGAATTCATGGTGATTCTCGCGGCCGTCCAGTACAACTTCTGGATCGCATTCGGCGCGGCATTCACGCTGATCCTCGGCGCGGCCTACACGCTGTGGATGTACAAGCGCGTGTATTTCGGCGCGGTGGCGAACGATCATGTTGCGAAGCTGAAGGACATCGGCCGTCGCGAATTCCTGATGCTGGCCGTGCTCGCCGCGTTCACGCTGCTGATGGGCCTGTATCCGAAGCCCTTCACCGACGTGATGCACGTTTCCGTGGAAAACCTCCTCTCCCACGTCGCGCAGTCGAAGCTGCCGCTGGCCCAGTAA